A single Lysinibacter sp. HNR DNA region contains:
- a CDS encoding leucyl aminopeptidase: MRYQPHRLISADFTPWPSRSEQAVVVAGPETDQAVNAIGYAVFMEGDIAPALGLTREELVAAGFEGKVGQTLVLPRSGSATVIAVGLGERDELSPSSLRNAAAAFSRAGKQYAHIATDLVEAATTVSADVASTVVVEGILLARYRYTELKTKPEVTPLNRLDLVGRSDILGIEKGRVLARSAALARDLAAAPPAHLTATAFAEFARDIAPQFGLVAESFDKTQLIELGCGGLLGVNAGSREEPRMIKLTYTPTEDSMGHLALVGKGIMYDSGGISLKPGDAMHLAMKMDMSGAAAILSAMTTLAELGCRNTVTAYLMCTDNMPSGSATAMGDVLTIRGGTTVEVKNTDAEGRLVMADALVLATEEKVDAIVDIATLTGAALVSLGPLTSALFGNDQYLVDQVRNASNLTDEGVWQMPLEHRYRDQLDSDVADISNLGGPYAGATTAALFLNEFVGETPWAHIDMCGPMQSDKDDFWRSKGPTGYGARLLAEMALSFTSER; the protein is encoded by the coding sequence ATGAGGTACCAACCCCACCGTCTGATTTCTGCCGATTTTACCCCGTGGCCATCACGCTCTGAACAGGCGGTTGTAGTTGCGGGACCCGAGACCGATCAAGCGGTAAACGCTATCGGATACGCCGTTTTTATGGAGGGTGATATCGCGCCTGCCCTGGGCCTTACTCGAGAGGAGCTGGTCGCAGCGGGATTTGAGGGTAAGGTTGGGCAAACGCTCGTGCTTCCCAGATCAGGTTCTGCCACAGTCATTGCGGTTGGTCTGGGGGAGAGAGATGAGCTTAGTCCCTCGAGCCTGCGTAATGCGGCAGCTGCCTTCAGCCGCGCCGGAAAACAGTACGCCCACATTGCCACCGATCTGGTGGAGGCGGCAACCACGGTGAGCGCCGACGTGGCAAGCACAGTGGTTGTTGAGGGTATTTTACTTGCCCGCTACCGCTACACCGAGCTTAAAACAAAGCCCGAGGTAACGCCGCTCAACCGTCTTGATCTGGTAGGACGATCCGACATTCTTGGGATTGAAAAAGGACGGGTGTTGGCGCGTTCAGCCGCTCTCGCGCGAGACCTCGCCGCCGCGCCTCCCGCCCATCTCACGGCAACAGCTTTTGCGGAGTTTGCTCGGGACATTGCCCCGCAATTTGGGCTTGTAGCAGAGTCTTTTGATAAGACACAGCTGATTGAACTTGGTTGTGGAGGATTGTTGGGGGTCAACGCGGGAAGCCGCGAGGAGCCCCGGATGATTAAGCTCACCTACACGCCCACTGAAGATTCCATGGGGCATCTGGCGCTGGTGGGCAAAGGAATCATGTATGACTCGGGTGGAATCTCGTTAAAGCCGGGCGATGCCATGCACCTGGCCATGAAGATGGATATGTCGGGTGCAGCGGCGATCCTGTCTGCGATGACAACTCTTGCAGAACTGGGGTGCCGTAATACGGTAACCGCCTATCTAATGTGCACGGATAATATGCCCTCCGGCTCTGCAACGGCAATGGGAGATGTCCTAACCATTCGTGGCGGAACAACCGTTGAGGTTAAAAACACCGATGCCGAGGGCCGCCTGGTGATGGCGGATGCGCTGGTTCTTGCGACGGAAGAAAAAGTGGACGCTATTGTTGACATCGCGACGCTCACAGGTGCCGCTCTGGTGTCGCTCGGCCCGCTCACATCCGCGCTTTTTGGTAATGATCAGTACCTAGTGGATCAGGTTCGGAACGCCTCCAACCTCACAGACGAAGGCGTGTGGCAGATGCCTCTCGAGCATCGCTACCGCGATCAGCTTGACTCCGACGTTGCCGACATCAGCAATCTGGGCGGTCCCTATGCTGGAGCCACCACTGCCGCGCTGTTTCTAAACGAGTTTGTGGGCGAAACACCGTGGGCCCACATCGACATGTGCGGCCCTATGCAGTCTGATAAGGATGACTTCTGGCGCTCAAAAGGGCCAACCGGTTACGGTGCCCGGTTACTTGCCGAAATGGCGCTGTCTTTCACCTCAGAGCGCTAA
- a CDS encoding threonine/serine exporter family protein produces the protein MVSSPPVQDRPNLREFLLGLAEAMTAANESVDEINEYLTTISRAYNAPDTDFVVLPTVILVQTGGVVQGKVAIRSRTRTTFRFDQIAELYTLIHRAERGAIDPIEGIKRLNHIGAMKPQFDWVTRTLGHAILTTGLAFLLVPTPEGIILAFFLGLGVGLAKLIRSPTLQLAFPTFAAFACAFVVFILAEHLDIGDPLRLLIVPLATFLPGGALTTATVELASGQMISGAARLVTGVVQLGLLAFGILAAGTVLGMEASKYTVPDSAPALPWWAQVIGLLLFSIGIFLHFSSPTATFGWVLITLLVTFTAQFLGSLVAGPTLSGFIGAAVMTPVVLLIATFPRGAPSQITFLPAFWLLVPGASSLIELTGATGTEAGFYGFLSALALVLSIALGILIGTAIFRTIRSGAEEITTFTVEIPQVEVPTGSSTVWSRLVSRMPRFFLGREAPNEKQDSDTRPINATTSTQKYRGRNTKNREIALSQEAEDSRRSQGTAERADRSSPHAG, from the coding sequence ATGGTCTCTTCACCCCCCGTTCAGGATCGCCCCAATCTCCGAGAGTTTCTCCTGGGCTTGGCCGAGGCAATGACTGCCGCCAATGAGTCTGTTGACGAGATCAACGAGTACCTCACCACTATTTCACGGGCCTATAACGCGCCCGATACAGACTTTGTGGTGTTGCCAACCGTTATTCTCGTTCAGACCGGCGGTGTGGTTCAGGGAAAGGTAGCAATTCGTTCTCGAACCCGGACTACATTTCGATTTGATCAGATTGCAGAGCTCTACACACTTATCCACCGCGCCGAACGCGGGGCAATCGATCCGATTGAGGGCATCAAGCGTCTCAACCACATTGGCGCTATGAAACCTCAATTTGACTGGGTAACGCGCACCCTCGGCCACGCAATTCTCACGACCGGCCTGGCGTTTCTCTTAGTTCCCACCCCAGAAGGAATTATTCTTGCGTTCTTTCTGGGCCTGGGGGTGGGGTTGGCTAAACTCATTCGCTCACCCACCTTACAGCTCGCCTTTCCCACGTTTGCCGCTTTTGCCTGTGCTTTTGTCGTATTTATCCTGGCCGAGCACCTGGATATTGGCGACCCTCTACGTCTACTCATTGTTCCCCTGGCCACTTTTCTGCCCGGTGGCGCGCTCACCACCGCAACCGTCGAGCTTGCGTCAGGTCAGATGATCTCGGGGGCGGCTCGCCTCGTTACTGGCGTGGTTCAGCTTGGACTACTCGCCTTCGGAATCCTTGCTGCAGGAACGGTTCTGGGAATGGAAGCTTCAAAGTACACGGTTCCCGACTCGGCCCCCGCGCTTCCCTGGTGGGCACAGGTTATTGGTCTCCTCCTCTTTTCAATCGGGATATTCCTTCATTTTTCCTCCCCCACCGCAACGTTTGGGTGGGTACTCATTACGCTACTCGTCACCTTTACAGCCCAGTTCTTGGGTTCGCTCGTGGCGGGCCCCACTCTCAGCGGATTTATTGGTGCTGCAGTTATGACCCCCGTTGTCCTTCTTATTGCGACGTTTCCTCGGGGAGCTCCCTCCCAGATCACATTTCTACCGGCATTCTGGTTGCTGGTTCCGGGAGCCTCCAGCCTTATAGAACTCACCGGAGCAACGGGTACTGAGGCGGGATTCTATGGATTCCTCTCGGCTCTCGCTCTGGTGCTGTCAATCGCGCTCGGCATCCTCATAGGCACCGCTATCTTTCGCACGATCCGCAGCGGCGCCGAAGAGATTACCACTTTTACGGTTGAAATACCTCAGGTTGAGGTTCCCACCGGCTCATCAACCGTATGGTCACGCTTAGTGTCCCGGATGCCCCGATTTTTCCTCGGCCGCGAAGCCCCCAACGAGAAACAGGATTCGGATACAAGACCTATAAACGCAACAACATCTACGCAAAAATATCGGGGAAGAAACACAAAAAACCGAGAAATAGCGCTGTCTCAAGAAGCAGAAGATAGCCGGCGGTCGCAGGGCACCGCGGAGCGGGCTGATAGGTCGTCTCCCCACGCCGGGTGA
- a CDS encoding VOC family protein has product MAISLNPYIGFRDNAREAMEFYQSVFGGDLSLNTFGDLQASEDPAEANKIMHAMLTTHSGLILMGADTPSSMPYNPGDNYSISLSGPFEDDHDLTTYYEKLSEGATILQPLATAPWGDKFGMLTDKFGVTWLVNIAAR; this is encoded by the coding sequence ATGGCTATTTCCCTCAATCCCTATATCGGCTTTCGTGACAATGCTCGCGAGGCAATGGAGTTTTATCAGAGCGTATTTGGCGGTGACCTGAGTCTTAACACATTTGGGGACCTCCAAGCGAGCGAAGATCCCGCCGAAGCCAATAAGATTATGCACGCTATGCTCACTACCCACAGTGGGCTTATTCTTATGGGAGCAGATACCCCCAGCTCGATGCCGTATAATCCGGGAGATAACTACTCGATTTCCCTCAGCGGTCCTTTCGAAGATGACCACGATCTCACCACCTATTACGAAAAGCTCTCCGAGGGAGCCACTATTCTTCAGCCTCTGGCAACGGCACCGTGGGGTGACAAGTTTGGCATGCTCACAGATAAGTTTGGTGTGACCTGGCTCGTGAACATAGCGGCTCGGTAG
- a CDS encoding CrcB family protein, translated as MTPVLLLLAGVMGGLGVGLRFLCDTAIRLHLKTSFSWATTLINTSGSLALGVLTGLVLTQVASEELRIVLGSGFLGGYTTFSTASYETVQYIRQKRYGFAVLSGAGMLLLCVGAAALGLWITTFFAQ; from the coding sequence GTGACGCCCGTCCTCTTGCTCCTGGCCGGGGTGATGGGTGGTCTCGGCGTAGGTCTTCGCTTTTTGTGCGATACAGCCATTCGTCTCCATCTAAAAACATCCTTTTCTTGGGCAACAACCCTCATTAATACGTCTGGCTCACTTGCCCTTGGAGTACTCACGGGTTTAGTGCTTACCCAGGTAGCGTCGGAGGAATTACGAATTGTGTTGGGAAGCGGGTTTCTTGGTGGCTACACCACCTTCAGCACTGCGAGCTACGAGACAGTTCAGTACATCAGGCAGAAACGCTATGGTTTTGCGGTGCTCAGCGGAGCGGGAATGCTCCTGCTCTGTGTGGGAGCCGCCGCTCTGGGACTGTGGATCACAACCTTCTTTGCTCAATAG
- a CDS encoding CrcB family protein, which translates to MASKKNVSISSLGLVACGGAVGVLAREAITQLFVMFDPTTIQKTVTWTVLIATLVINMLGAFILGYLYERVTLLRLPPHRAIKLRLLLGVGFCGGFTTYSALAIDTVLLIGNNHLWQAIGYAAGTLFLGALATLTGIAVSSRSLDRAHPETRLIGDEPARGSSIGDDPSTGSQL; encoded by the coding sequence ATGGCCAGCAAGAAAAATGTGAGCATCAGCTCTCTGGGGCTGGTTGCGTGCGGCGGGGCGGTGGGCGTGCTCGCACGCGAGGCCATCACTCAACTCTTTGTCATGTTTGACCCAACGACGATTCAGAAAACGGTTACCTGGACTGTTCTGATCGCAACCCTGGTCATCAATATGCTCGGAGCTTTTATTCTTGGTTATCTATACGAAAGAGTCACACTGCTTCGCCTGCCTCCTCACCGAGCCATAAAACTCCGGCTTCTTCTCGGGGTAGGTTTTTGCGGCGGGTTTACAACCTATAGTGCCCTAGCAATAGACACTGTTCTTCTTATCGGTAACAACCACCTCTGGCAGGCGATTGGTTATGCTGCAGGGACCCTCTTTCTCGGGGCACTTGCCACCCTCACCGGCATCGCCGTGTCCTCACGGAGTTTGGATCGTGCTCACCCGGAAACGCGCCTCATCGGGGACGAACCCGCGAGGGGTAGCTCAATCGGGGACGACCCAAGCACAGGATCGCAGCTGTGA